ACATTGCAACCTTATAAAAAATTAACTATTTCAACAATGCCGCAGAAGGAAATTCTGTGTTTAGGTGCTGGTGGGAAAACACTATCTCCAGCTTCTAGGTTTGAGCATCACCAGAACCACTTGATGAAATTACACACAGAACAAGTAGAGGAGGCAACTGTGAATCGTGGGGCTATAAAGCCATCGAGGGATCTGATGAAAGAACCCGCAAGAcgaaccccccaccccccgcaaCAGAATCGGCACCCCAGAATTCAACAAGTGGCTGACTTTGTTAAAACACTATGTGGGATCCCAAGTCCCGGACCAGGAGCTGCACAGCCCTCTCCCCCAGCAGACCACGCCGCTGTCTGCCgatccttcccctccctgtgcTCTCCTCCCAGGCCTCCATTCTGCTTCTCCGTCCTGCGGTGCCGGATTGAACCATGCCAGAGCTGTGCTCTGGCACAAGTCTGCGTCTGGCACGAATTCTCATGGGAGCCACGTCATGAGGTACACGTGGTTGCACACCTATCACAAGAAGTCTTGGGAGTTCTGACTTTCCTGAGCTCAGTGGGAAAGTCTGGATAATCCCTCCCCTCTTCTGTCACAAAAGCAGCCCTCACATTCACAAGTTTCCAAAGCAGGTCTATTAGTTTCTTTTCAGAGTGAGCCTTTGTCAAACACACCTGGAGGGGGGATCTCACCTCTCCCCAGCAACTCAGCTCAGTGCCTTAGTTTTAATGTTCCAGACAATCCTGAGATGCTGCTGGGTTtgtgggttgttgtttttttttttttgttaaacctcccctctccccctaACTCCCTGGCATTTGCAATTAAAACTGGAATTCAAGGGCCAAATTCAAGCCCAGAGTGAGCAGTAGGACTTGGACCTCAAAGCAGAGTTGCACCTGCTGACCCCCAGCCTGAATTTGGTTCACCCAGAGTCTACAAGTCAGAAAGGCATGTTTAGAAAGAGGCATGCTAAGGGCTGATGGTGGAATGGCCAATTTGTCCCCACCAGCATGGTGGGAAAGACCGGactgagaaggaagagaaggatcCATAGAGATGTGAACCAGAATCAGTCATGTTGAGCCCTGGGGATATCACTACATGTTTAACTCTTGCAAGACCATTTGCCCAGGGCTTTGGTACCACAGGGTTAGAGTTACATTAACCACAACCACCAGAGAGGAACTGAGGTttatgaccccccccccaaggttaGATTTCTGCCGAGTAtaaaggggagggaaaggggggggggggtccttggttCATTTCCCTTCACTGTGTGACCgaaggttttgcttttatttgtaaaCATCTTGAATTACCCGTCGTTTTCCAGTCTTCATCGTGCTGTTGTCAGGCCACTGGAGAGCACAGCGTTTTCTGAACTGGGCTGGGACTGCTCCTTCACCACTGGATCTGCAGGAGACACAGACCAGGCAGGAAGAGGAAACGGCATTTAATAAAGCGGAAGCTCCACCCTGGCAAACCCTTCCAGAGAAACTGCCTTTAAAACCCCACAGACCTGCCAAGGCTTTTGCTGAGTGGGGAGCCGAAACTTCCTCCCCAACACAAGACCCTCTCTCCAGCCCAGCTGGCCCCAGCTCCTCCGCAGACTCACAGAAATAGGGGTGTTCCATCGCCTCCTTGGCAGTCAGCCTCTGTTGATGGTCGTATCGCAGGAGCTTGTCCAGGAGGTCTAGGACTTCAGGGCTGACCAGGTGTCTGTTCTCACTGTGGATGAAGTTCTCCCAGCGCTTCCGGGAATGCCTGCAAAGGGACCTGTTGTCACTGCCCAGCTCTGACCAGCACAGCAGTACTGAGGGCTCCCAGGGAAATCACTCTCCACTTCTGGGAAGAGACAGCTGCAACAGACATTGCCTTCAGCGCTCCCTTGCACAAGCTACCACTCAGCACTTGCCAAAGGGAGAAAGCCCTCTCATTTAGGCACAGAGTTGTGTGGATGTCCAACATCTGGGAAATAGTAAGCTGGGAAGGGCGCAATACTGCAGTATCTTCTGTCTGCAGAGACTACACGCCAACCTACAGCAGGCAGGGTGACCAGAAGTGCGCTGGCTTGCCAGCCTGCCTCACACAGGCTGTCTTCACTATCCCATCCAGCTCCAGTCCTTTTAGAAAACCTCAGCTGGGAGATTTTGAACCCCTCAGCCCACACTCAACTCCAGTGTTTACATCTCCATTTCTAGGAtgtcaacaaacaaaaaagggaagaagcatGGGAAAACTCGTGGATCAGGGGAGAGGCAAAAGGAAAGAGCCTGTATTTCAACGACCTGCTGGGAGGCCTGAAAGCAACACTGGGATCCAGAAGATCAAAGCAGACCTCGGCTGAGAGTCCTTCAGAGGATGGACATTCAGTTCATCACCCTCTCTGTTTtatgacataaaaaaaaaaaaaaagaaaaagctgcattGTACTTCTCCACTTACTGGCCCAGGATATCATTGAAGTGCGGGTCCAGTTCTATGTGGTACTTCTTGAGATACCCATACAGTTCATCTGTGCCCAGGACCTTTGCGATGCGAACCAGCTGGAACAAAAGGCAAGTTGAAAGAGAGCAGAAGAGCAGGCGTGGAAGAAGGAGCAGATTCTGCTGGAGCAGTTACTACTGAACCTGTGGCTCCTTTCTGGTTTGATGTCTACAGACAGGACTGGGTACTGTCTTAcagcggggagctgcccaaatGCAAGAGCTCTTCTTCTGGAAACTTCCCAGAAGGAAGGAATATCTCCCTTGAACCTCATTTTTGCAACATGCGCATAAAACAATCTCCTACACAAGGCAGTCATGTGTAAGCCCAGATGGCTCAACTAAGCACATAGCAACATCCTCCCAGCCTGGTGGTCCCATCCCCAGAACCTCCCCACCATACACATGCGGATGAACTGGTGACACCTGTCGCACTAGATAAGCCAGGTATCAAAGTCCTTACCTGGTCATAATTGTCCTGTCCATGGAAGAAAGGCTCCTTTCGGAAGATCATGCTTGCCAGCATACAGCCTAAACTCCACATGTCTAAACTGTAGTCATACATctgaggggaaaagggagaggccatcagaaaagaaaggtatGCTCACCTTGGCATGGTTCCCCAAGAGCAGCAGACAACCTCAGCCTTTTCACTTCACAGCAAGCCTCTTTCCAATCCCGGCAATGCCCTGACAGGCAAAACCAGACAACCCAAAGGTGGCTGAAGAGCAACCACAAACAGTATCACCAGTTTGCAAGGAGGAGGCAGACTCTTACTTGGTAGTCCACAAGGAGCTCCGGTCCTTTGAAGTACCTAGAGGCCACGCGGACATTGTATTCCTGAGCTGGATGGTAGAATTCTGCCAGACCCCAGTCTATGAGCCGCAGCTGAACATGCGATAAAGAGACACAGAGTCAGGAGCCTCAGCACGAGCAAGCTAGGCAAAGCCGTGTCTGCCAAAGCCTCTCAGTCCCATGAAGCAAACATGTAGGCCGGGAAGCAGGGAGGTGCTCTGAGGACACGAGATGCTCTCAGCAgtgctcctccttccccttgtcaccatgctgtgctggcagagcagaCTCCAGCTTAGTGAGCTTCTCTGCCTCCCAGCTCCAAAAAGACCATCACTGCTGGGTGACTGGCTCCTTACCAGTGCCATCAGCCACAGCAGGCGTAATGGTGCGTACTAGGGGACAGGCAAATACCAGCTATTTTATCCTGCCGTTTAGAGGGGCTGGGCCAGAGGCAGTGTCAGTTTTAActgggggctgggagcaggaaagGAGGCAGGAGACAGCACACCACATCTTGCAAGGCAGACTGTCTCTTCTGTGGCTGCAGGGATGGAGGACCAGCCGTGTTACTGAAGGACAACGGACCTAGTAAGAGCTTCCCCCTTCCTTATAAATGCTGCCTTGCCTGTACAACCGCTGCTGATTCACATGGAGGGGCCTGTAGAGCAGTAACTCATTTGCTGCTGCAAATCCCAGGTCCCTTAGGAGGCAGGTACACGCATCACCCGAAGAGGTTCGAGTACCACAACAGGGAGGGCAGGCTCCCTTTGCTGCCCATTTCCATGGCAGTAAGCTTGGTGCAAACATTCCCTTTGATCTAACCAGCATGTCCCAAAAGAGAGGAAGCCACTGCAGGGGAGGCAGGCTGTACTACAAGAGGAGCTTATGCCCACTGGGTGAGACTATCCATGTGTATTTCGAACAAGGGTGCACATCTCCTGCCTAAGGTCTCTgcaccccaccaccaccacacctCCCCAGGTGGAGACTAACAGCAGATCTGTTCTCCTCAGCAAAGACATCCAGCGTGGTTGACTGGGGAGGAGAGCAACCTCTGAGCCAGGGACTCTCACTGTGGTGCTCCTCTGATGTGGATTCAAGTGGAGGGGAGCAGACAGAGAAAGGTTGAAGGGGTAAGTACAGCTGCCCTGGCTCTGGGTACAGAGACGGCAGAGTTTCAAGCTTGCCTGGAAAAACCCTGCTTGTAAGCCCTGGTGCCATCGTACCTTTTTCTGTTGGTGGTCTATCATGACGTTGTGGGGTTTGACATCCCTGTGCATGATCCCCATGCTATGACAGTAATCCAGGGCCTGGCAGACATACACATATGTTAGACATCACCGTAACCACAGCACAGCATTAACAATATAACACAATTCTCAGCTAGCAGCAAGAGTGCCCTGTCCACGAGGaagtgctgcagccctggcacaaGGAACTAGCATTTTCAGCTCTTACTCTGCACGTGGCAAGCTGGCAACGAGATGGTATTGATCTCCTGTCCTACAGCAGTCACAGGTCCTGGACCTGTGTTTCTTGTAGGGTTTTGGGAGAACGTGATACAGAGAGGCATCCCACCTGGAAGCAGGCCCAGTGCTCCAACCTGGGCAGCCCCACACTTCCTGGGTCACAAAAGAAGAGCTCTTTTCCCCAAAAGGGGACAATTCATATGTATATACAGTCTTATGGCCTTCCAGTGAAGGCTTTCATCGGTGTTCCAAAACACACTTAAGCTAGAAAGTCATGTCTGCTCATTTAAGCCAAAGCTGTGCTTACAAAAGGCAGGTGATAGCACGCAAGGAAGAGTGACACTGCTTCAAGCCTGGAGGCAGGAACCCGCAGAAGCTCTTCAGCTCTGTGACCTTGCACCACTCA
The Anser cygnoides isolate HZ-2024a breed goose chromosome 12, Taihu_goose_T2T_genome, whole genome shotgun sequence genome window above contains:
- the CSNK2A2 gene encoding casein kinase II subunit alpha' isoform X1, with the protein product MPGPAAGSRARVYAEVNSLRSREYWDYEAHVPSWGNQDDYQLVRKLGRGKYSEVFEAINITNNERVVVKILKPVKKKKIKREVKILENLRGGTNIINLIDTVKDPVSKTPALVFEYINNTDFKQLYQILTDFDIRFYMYELLKALDYCHSMGIMHRDVKPHNVMIDHQQKKLRLIDWGLAEFYHPAQEYNVRVASRYFKGPELLVDYQMYDYSLDMWSLGCMLASMIFRKEPFFHGQDNYDQLVRIAKVLGTDELYGYLKKYHIELDPHFNDILGQHSRKRWENFIHSENRHLVSPEVLDLLDKLLRYDHQQRLTAKEAMEHPYFYPVVKEQSQPSSENAVLSSGLTTAR
- the CSNK2A2 gene encoding casein kinase II subunit alpha' isoform X2; amino-acid sequence: MPGPAAGSRARVYAEVNSLRSREYWDYEAHVPSWGNQDDYQLVRKLGRGKYSEVFEAINITNNERVVVKILKPVKKKKIKREVKILENLRGGTNIINLIDTVKDPVQLYQILTDFDIRFYMYELLKALDYCHSMGIMHRDVKPHNVMIDHQQKKLRLIDWGLAEFYHPAQEYNVRVASRYFKGPELLVDYQMYDYSLDMWSLGCMLASMIFRKEPFFHGQDNYDQLVRIAKVLGTDELYGYLKKYHIELDPHFNDILGQHSRKRWENFIHSENRHLVSPEVLDLLDKLLRYDHQQRLTAKEAMEHPYFYPVVKEQSQPSSENAVLSSGLTTAR
- the CSNK2A2 gene encoding casein kinase II subunit alpha' isoform X3, with product MPGPAAGSRARVYAEVNSLRSREYWDYEAHVPSWGNQDDYQLVRKLGRGKYSEVFEAINITNNERVVVKILKPVKKKKIKREVKILENLRGGTNIINLIDTVKDPVSKTPALVFEYINNTDFKALDYCHSMGIMHRDVKPHNVMIDHQQKKLRLIDWGLAEFYHPAQEYNVRVASRYFKGPELLVDYQMYDYSLDMWSLGCMLASMIFRKEPFFHGQDNYDQLVRIAKVLGTDELYGYLKKYHIELDPHFNDILGQHSRKRWENFIHSENRHLVSPEVLDLLDKLLRYDHQQRLTAKEAMEHPYFYPVVKEQSQPSSENAVLSSGLTTAR